From the Synechococcus sp. KORDI-49 genome, the window GTTCAGCCGGTCAAGGTGGAGCAGGTCGACGCTGATCTCGAGGAGCTCAAGCGCTCCATCGACAAGCTCTGATCCGGCGTTCCTCCGGTCCCGGAACCTGCATAGGATTCAGATCTCTCCTGCCCTACGCCGTGTCCTCTGCAGTCGCCGATTTCACTGATGCAGCTTTCGAGGCTGACGTTCTCAGCGTCAGTGGCACGGTGCTGGTTGACTTCTGGGCTCCCTGGTGCGGACCCTGCCGGCTGATGGCGCCATTGATGGACTGGGCTGCCGAGACCTACGGCGACCGTCTGACCGTGGGCAAGCTTGAGGTGGATGGCAACCCCGGAATCCGCGACTCATATCAGGTGCAGGGAATTCCCACGCTCATGCTGTTCCGCGACGGTCAGGTCATCGCCCGACACGAAGGGGCCATCGCCAAGCCACAGCTTCAGGCTTTCCTGGATGCCAACCTCTAGGCGCCTCGCGGCCCTTGGTAACGGCACTTTCGCTCGCTGTGATCGGCAGAAGCTGGTTCATCGCGCGCTCGCGGAGAGGGGTGAGGCGCTTCCACTGATCGACCTCTCGCTGGGATCCTCGGATCTGCCCCCTCCACAACCGGTGCTGGAGGCCATGGCGGCTGCTCTGCCGTCGCCTTCCAGTTCGGCCTACTGCCTGCAGGCCGGAACAGCGCCGTTTCGCTCAGCCGTCGCCGCATGGTGCCACCGCCGTTTCGGCGTGACCGTTGATCCGGATCGCGAGGTTCAGCTGCTCATCGGTTCGCAGGAGGGAACGGCGCACCTGCCTCTTGCCGTGCTGGATCCCGGAGATGCAGCCCTGCTGCTGGATCCCTGCTACCCCTCCCACCGGGGAGGCCTGATCCTGGCCGACGCCGACATTCAAGCCCTCCCCCTCCGCGAGGCCGACGATTGGCGTCCCGATCTGGAGTCCCTCCCCGGCAGTGCCTGGGATCGCCTCCGCCTGTTCGTTCTCGGTTACCCCCACAATCCGACCGCCCGGGTTGGAGATCAGGATCTTCTCGATCAGGTGATGGCAAAGGGGGTGCGGCACGAGCTGGTGATCGCCCATGACAATCCCTATGTCGATCTGGCACTGGAGGGGGAGGCACCAAGCCTGCTGTGCAGTCCTGGCTGGCGTTCCTGGGGGATCGAATTCTTCTCGCTCTCCAAAGGCTGGGGGCTCGGGGGCTTCCGCCTCGCTTTCGCGGTCGGTGCCCCGCCCCTGATTGAGGCCCTGGGTCAGGTGAAGGCGGTGGTGGATTTCAATCAGTCCCTCGCGCTCCAGCGGGGCGGCATCACAGCGTTGACGCAATGTGCCGACTGGCCGCAGCGTTTGCGCACCACCTACCGCTCCCGACGGGACGGCGTTCTGGCCGCTCTGGCCGAACGGAAATGGGGTGTTCCCTGTCCTGAGATGGGCATGTACCTCTGGATGCCTCTGCCCTCAAGGGCATTGGAGCGCGGCTGGTCTGACGAACAGGTCGCCTCGGACCTGCTTCGTCGCAGTGGCGTGGCCCTGACGCCTGGATCCGGTTTCGGATCCCAGGGGAGCGGCTGGCTGCGTATGGCTCTGGTCAGGCCCGTCGAGGAGCTCCAGTTGGCCGTCGATCGCCTTGCGGAAGCCCTTGCCGCCCTGGACTGAACCCTCCCGGGGATGTGGAGGAGCTCTGGCCCTCTACCGGCGCAGTGCCGCTGCCGATGCCCGGCCATGGCATCTTCGCTGGGTACCGGTCTGCAGCAGCACCGAGCCGCTGCTGGGGCGCTGGCTGCGGAACGCGCCTCAGCTGGACCACCCCCGGGCCGTGATCGCTGGTCGTCAGATCAGGGCCACAGGTCAGTGGGGACGCCCATGGATGTCCCCTCGGGGTGGGCTCTGGATCAGTGCCGCGTTGCCCTGGCAGGGCAGGCCACCCGCCAGCGCGATGCTAATCGGGCTCGCCGTCGCGACGGGTCTGGCAGAGCGTCTGGAGCGGCGCGGACTGGAGGTGGCGATCAAGTGGCCCAATGATCTTCTGGTCAATGGCCGCAAGCTCGCGGGTCTGCTTCCGCGTCTGGTTCAGCGCGGCTCCACTCTTCGCCTCGTGCGCATCGGTGTCGGTCTGAATGTGGAGAACCGGATCCCCTCCCACGGAGTGGCGCTGCGTCAGGTGTTGGGACCTGCCGGGGGCTCACCATGTCTCTGGTGCGCCGAGTTGCTGCAGGTCCTGGACCGGTGCATGGAGGACTCCGTTGATCTGCGCTGGTGTGTGCCGGAGGCTGAACGGAGGCTCTGGAGTGATCGGGTGCGCGATCCGGATGATGGCCTGATCTGGTCCATCTCCGGTCTGGCCCCTAACGGGGCGTTGCGCCTGCGACGCGGCGCACAGACCAAGGACTGGACCCGTTGGTCCAGTGGTCCGGGATCACTTTCTTAAGTTGTGTTGTCGTGACCTGTAACGATCGGTGCTGCGCTGGTTCGCACTCGCCTGGTTGATCGCTCTGCCCACAGAGCTGCCAGAACCGCTTCCAACGGAGCCCGCGGCTCTGCCGGAGAGCCCGGAGGTGATCAGCGCGCAACCCCTCACTCCACCGCAGGATCTGGAACAGCTCGAGCGGAATCGGGTGATCACCAGAGAGGAGCGGGACAGCCTTGAGACCGAGACGCTCACGGTTCCTGCTGATCTTCCCCCGGTTGCGGCACCCAAGCTTGATGCCGCCTGCCGCGAAGGTGCCCTCTCCTGGAAGGAGTGCACATCAGGCTTGCTGCAGCCATCCCGATCCCGCCGGGGAACGGTGCGCGTTCGGATCAACGGACGGGAGGCGGCCAATGATGAGACAGCGTCAAGGACGGGCCGCTCGCAGCCCCCGAGCTCGACGCCGCTCACCGTCCCCGTCACGTCGCTGAACGCCGGCTCCAAGGCCTCGTTCCGCCTCGAATCGGTTTTCGCTGTGACCCCTCGCCCTTCGGCAGCCCAGGGCAATGGCGATCGCAGTCTCCTGTTTCCGGTGCTGGGTGAGGCCTTCTCCAGCAGTGGTTTCGGCTGGCGTCTGCACCCGGTGCTGGGCATCTGGCGCATGCATGCCGGTCGTGATTTCGCGGCACCGGAGGGGGCACCGGTGGTGGCGGCATTGAGCGGCTCAGTGCTCAGCAGCGGCCTGGCCGGCGGATACGGCATTGCAGTGGAACTGGAGCATTCCAATCCCCGTCGCCGGACCTTGTACGGCCATCTGTCGGAGATCTATGTCCGTCCCGGTCAGCGTGTGCGACAGGGGGAGGTGATCGGTCGTGTCGGCAGCACCGGTCTGAGCACCGGTCCCCATCTCCACTTCGAGTTGCGACAACCGTCCGGGAGCGGTTGGATCGCCGTGGATCCGACTCAGTTGGATGGCCTCCGGCCCTCCCTGGAGCCGGAAGCCCCCCGCAACGAAGACGCCGTTTCGACGTTGATGGCGCAGGTTCTGAAGACCCTGGAGCGGCCCGGCTCCGCTCTCAGCTCGTCTCGTCCCGCAGGATGAAGCCGACTCCGCGCACCGTGTGGATCAGCGTCGGTGCATCAGGCTGTTCGACCTTCTGGCGCAGGTAGCGGATGTAGACATCCAGAAGGTTGTCGTCGCCGAAGAAGTTCTCGCCCCAGACGCCACGCATGATGTCCTGCCGTTCCAGAACGGACCCGGCTCCGCGCATCAGGAAGTTCAGCAGGTCGTATTCCTTGACCGAGAGGTGAATGGCCCGATCGCCTCGGGACACATCCCGGGTGCGCGTGTTCAAGGTGAGGTCGGAGACCTGGAGGATTTCAGCGTTCTCGGCATTGCCGCTGGCACCTGAGAAGGTTTCCGCCCGTCGGTGCATGGCCCGCAGCCGGGCCATCAGTTCGTCGATGGAGAACGGTTTGATCAGGTAATCGTCGACACCGGCATCAAGGGCCTTCACCCGATCCGTGATTTCATCGTGGCCCGTGAGCATCAGGATCGGGATGGTGACTCCCCCGGCGCGGATGCGCTGACAGATGTCGATTCCACTGAAATCGGGAAGATTCCAATCGAGAATGATCAGATCCGGGGTGGGATCGGTGCGGCTGCGGATCAACCCCCCGGCGCCATCCTGTTCCACGTCGACGTCATAGCCCTCCACATCCAGCTCGAGTCGCAGCAGGTCGGTCAGTCGCTTTTCGTCGTCAACCACCAGGACACGCAGGCGGGTGACCGACTCGGGCGCCATGGAGTCCCCAACATTTGCGGCCACCTTAGGCATGCTCATGGATGACGTCCTGCTTCCTCCGTCACGCTCGTTCCGGACTGCAGCAGGTCCGGCAGCCGGAGAAACAGATCGGGCTTGAGGATGTACTCCTCCGCTCCGTTGTCCAGAGCGATCCTGCGTTTCTCCGCGTCGTCCAGGGCTGTCACGATCACCACCCGTGGACACCCGTCCTTGGACGGATTGATCCTGAGCCGTTGCAGACAGCTGAGGCCATCCATGCCCGGAAGCATCAGATCAAGCAGGATCAGATCGATGGGCTCATCTCCATAGGCCGCCAGGAAGTCTTCGGCACTGCTGAATCCGATCATCCGATGACCTTCATCGTGAATCTCGTCCTGCAGCAGTTGGCGGATATGAGGGTTGTCCTCCACCACAGCAATGCTTAGTTGTCGTGCCAACAGCTCGATTCCGGCCCCTTATCGATTCATTGTGATCCGTGGAGCGCTGGAGAGGAACTCAGCACCCTGCCGTCCTGGAAACGGGCCACCTGCCGGGCACGGGCCGCGACGTCATCTTCATGGGTCACCATCACGAGCGTGATTCCCTGTCGGTGCAGCTCGTCGAAAAGATCCAGCACCTCGGCGGTGGTCTGGGAGTCCAGGGCTCCGGTCGGTTCATCGGCCAGCAGCAGGGCCGGGCGATTGATGATCGCCCGGGCGATGGCGACGCGCTGTTGCTGCCCACCCGACAGTTGATTCGGTCGATTTTGCAGGCGTTGAGCGAGGCCGACCCGTTCGAGTGCTTCCTTGGCCCTCTCCCGACGTTCCTCCGCCGGCACTCCGGCGTAAATCATCGGCAGCATCACGTTGTCCATGGCGGTGGCCTGAGGCAGCAGATGGAACTGCTGGAACACGAATCCGAGGGAGCGGTTGCGTACATCCGCCAGTGCATCGTCATCGAGTTGCTCCACCGCCTGGCCGTTCAGCCGGTAACTGCCGCTGGTGGGACGATCCAGGCAGCCCAGGATGTTCATGGCGGTGCTCTTGCCGGAGCCGCTGGCTCCCATCACGGCGAGATAGTCCCCGCGGTGGACGGTGAGATCGAGCTGATCAAGGGCTCGAACCGTCAGGTCACCGGATCCATACACCTTGCTGACGTCGATCAGTTCGGCGACCGGTGACAACTCAGCCAAGACCCCTCTGACCGGCGAGGGCAATGGCGTTCTGAAGCATCGGGGTGCCGCTCACGGCCGCGTTCGCCCACTGGAAGAGGGGGTTGGAGAGAATTCCGCCGACGGCAGTGACCACGACACAGCCGATCAGAGCGGTCCGCAAGGGTTTCATCCCGAGCAGGGACCAGCGCACATCCGGGTAGGCCTGCACCACTTCGGAAGCTTCCTGAGGCTCCTTCACCACCATCATCTTGATCACCGAGATGTAGTAGTAGATCGACACCACGGACGTGACCAGGCCGACAACCACCAGCAGGTACTGGTGATCGGCCCATCCTGCGAAGAACAGATAAATCTTTCCGAAGAATCCCAGCATCGGGGGGATGCCTCCCAGGGAGAGGAGACAGAGGCTCAACCCGAGTGTGATCAGAGGATCTTTCTGGTAGAGCCCGGCGTAGTCGGAGATCCGGTCGCTGCCTGTGCGGATCGAGAACAGGATGATGCAGGCGAAAGCGCCCAGATTCATGAACAGATAGGCCGCCATGTAGAGGACCATCGCTGCGAATCCGTCCTCAGTGCCGCAGACCATGCCGATCATCACGAAGCCGGCCTGGCCGATGGAGCTGTAAGCCAGCATCCGTTTCATCGAGGTCTGAGCCAGGGCGACGACGTTGCCCAGGGTCATGCTCAGCACCGCCAGCACCGTGAACAGAAGCTTCCACTGACCGTCGAAAGCTCCGAAGCAGCCCACCAGGATTCTCAGGGCGAGGGCGAAGCCAGCGGCTTTCGATCCCACGGACAGAAAGGCCACCACCGGAGTCGGCGATCCCTCATACACGTCGGGTGTCCATTGATGGAAGGGAACCGCAGCGATCTTGAAGGCCACGGTCGCCAGGACGAACACGAGAGCCAGCGCGGCCAGCGGGGTCGCGCTGGTCTGGAGGGCAATGCCGATGGCCTCCAGGCTGGTGCTGCCGCTCAGACCGTAGAGAAGCGAGGCGCCGTAAAGGAAGACGGCTGCAGCAGCGGAACCGACCAGGAGGTATTTGAGAGCCGCTTCCGAACTGCGGGCATCCCGTTTCATGTATCCGGCCAGCAGATAGCTGGCGACGGACAGCGTTTCAAGGGAAACGAAAACGCTGACGAGATCCGTGGCTCCGCAGAGCAGCATCGCTCCGAGCGTGGCCGCCAGCAGAATCGCGGCATATTCCCCGACCGGCGTGCCGCTCTGCTCGGCGTAACGCCAGCTGATCAACAGAGACAGGAGTGTCGAGAGAGCGATCACGGC encodes:
- a CDS encoding biotin--[acetyl-CoA-carboxylase] ligase, with the protein product MPPWTEPSRGCGGALALYRRSAAADARPWHLRWVPVCSSTEPLLGRWLRNAPQLDHPRAVIAGRQIRATGQWGRPWMSPRGGLWISAALPWQGRPPASAMLIGLAVATGLAERLERRGLEVAIKWPNDLLVNGRKLAGLLPRLVQRGSTLRLVRIGVGLNVENRIPSHGVALRQVLGPAGGSPCLWCAELLQVLDRCMEDSVDLRWCVPEAERRLWSDRVRDPDDGLIWSISGLAPNGALRLRRGAQTKDWTRWSSGPGSLS
- a CDS encoding response regulator transcription factor — its product is MAPESVTRLRVLVVDDEKRLTDLLRLELDVEGYDVDVEQDGAGGLIRSRTDPTPDLIILDWNLPDFSGIDICQRIRAGGVTIPILMLTGHDEITDRVKALDAGVDDYLIKPFSIDELMARLRAMHRRAETFSGASGNAENAEILQVSDLTLNTRTRDVSRGDRAIHLSVKEYDLLNFLMRGAGSVLERQDIMRGVWGENFFGDDNLLDVYIRYLRQKVEQPDAPTLIHTVRGVGFILRDETS
- a CDS encoding PleD family two-component system response regulator → MARQLSIAVVEDNPHIRQLLQDEIHDEGHRMIGFSSAEDFLAAYGDEPIDLILLDLMLPGMDGLSCLQRLRINPSKDGCPRVVIVTALDDAEKRRIALDNGAEEYILKPDLFLRLPDLLQSGTSVTEEAGRHP
- a CDS encoding NAD(P)H-quinone oxidoreductase subunit N, with protein sequence MPEMGAFLLATQAMAAPGDLLNLSLNATAVLPEGAVLLAMIATLLVDLAGEQAAARWVPPICYAGLGTALLLLAFQWNAPVESSFLGSFLADNLAVAFRAVIALSTLLSLLISWRYAEQSGTPVGEYAAILLAATLGAMLLCGATDLVSVFVSLETLSVASYLLAGYMKRDARSSEAALKYLLVGSAAAAVFLYGASLLYGLSGSTSLEAIGIALQTSATPLAALALVFVLATVAFKIAAVPFHQWTPDVYEGSPTPVVAFLSVGSKAAGFALALRILVGCFGAFDGQWKLLFTVLAVLSMTLGNVVALAQTSMKRMLAYSSIGQAGFVMIGMVCGTEDGFAAMVLYMAAYLFMNLGAFACIILFSIRTGSDRISDYAGLYQKDPLITLGLSLCLLSLGGIPPMLGFFGKIYLFFAGWADHQYLLVVVGLVTSVVSIYYYISVIKMMVVKEPQEASEVVQAYPDVRWSLLGMKPLRTALIGCVVVTAVGGILSNPLFQWANAAVSGTPMLQNAIALAGQRGLG
- a CDS encoding aminotransferase class I/II-fold pyridoxal phosphate-dependent enzyme gives rise to the protein MPTSRRLAALGNGTFARCDRQKLVHRALAERGEALPLIDLSLGSSDLPPPQPVLEAMAAALPSPSSSAYCLQAGTAPFRSAVAAWCHRRFGVTVDPDREVQLLIGSQEGTAHLPLAVLDPGDAALLLDPCYPSHRGGLILADADIQALPLREADDWRPDLESLPGSAWDRLRLFVLGYPHNPTARVGDQDLLDQVMAKGVRHELVIAHDNPYVDLALEGEAPSLLCSPGWRSWGIEFFSLSKGWGLGGFRLAFAVGAPPLIEALGQVKAVVDFNQSLALQRGGITALTQCADWPQRLRTTYRSRRDGVLAALAERKWGVPCPEMGMYLWMPLPSRALERGWSDEQVASDLLRRSGVALTPGSGFGSQGSGWLRMALVRPVEELQLAVDRLAEALAALD
- a CDS encoding M23 family metallopeptidase; the encoded protein is MLRWFALAWLIALPTELPEPLPTEPAALPESPEVISAQPLTPPQDLEQLERNRVITREERDSLETETLTVPADLPPVAAPKLDAACREGALSWKECTSGLLQPSRSRRGTVRVRINGREAANDETASRTGRSQPPSSTPLTVPVTSLNAGSKASFRLESVFAVTPRPSAAQGNGDRSLLFPVLGEAFSSSGFGWRLHPVLGIWRMHAGRDFAAPEGAPVVAALSGSVLSSGLAGGYGIAVELEHSNPRRRTLYGHLSEIYVRPGQRVRQGEVIGRVGSTGLSTGPHLHFELRQPSGSGWIAVDPTQLDGLRPSLEPEAPRNEDAVSTLMAQVLKTLERPGSALSSSRPAG
- the trxA gene encoding thioredoxin translates to MSSAVADFTDAAFEADVLSVSGTVLVDFWAPWCGPCRLMAPLMDWAAETYGDRLTVGKLEVDGNPGIRDSYQVQGIPTLMLFRDGQVIARHEGAIAKPQLQAFLDANL
- a CDS encoding ABC transporter ATP-binding protein, whose product is MAELSPVAELIDVSKVYGSGDLTVRALDQLDLTVHRGDYLAVMGASGSGKSTAMNILGCLDRPTSGSYRLNGQAVEQLDDDALADVRNRSLGFVFQQFHLLPQATAMDNVMLPMIYAGVPAEERRERAKEALERVGLAQRLQNRPNQLSGGQQQRVAIARAIINRPALLLADEPTGALDSQTTAEVLDLFDELHRQGITLVMVTHEDDVAARARQVARFQDGRVLSSSPALHGSQ